Sequence from the Leptospira harrisiae genome:
CGACATGGCATTTTGGAGAACGTAATTGGTGATATTGTAGATGATGTGAAAACATCACTGGGTTATGTTTCCAGTGATTTAGTAGAACAAGTTGATGGTAAATTTAGAGTTAGAACTTGTTTCGTCGCAGGAACCAAAGTTCATACCAAAGACGGACTCAAGAACATCGAAGATATTAAGGCTGGGGATGTGGTAGCATCGGCAAACCAATACACAGGGAAAGTTTCTTACAAAAAAGTAAAACAAACTTTTGTAAAACAAACTCCGAGAATCTACACACTGACTTACAATAATGGTACCACTGTAGAGACCACAGGAGATCACCCATTCTACATTCAAGGTAAAGGATGGACGAGTGCTGCAGAACTTGCAACTGGTGATGTCTCGCTTATCCTTAACGGACTCAGAGAATCTAAGGATACTGTTAAATCTGCAAACGAACTGAGAGACATTCAGTTTTTAGCATCATTAACAATCATATCCATTGGAATAAAAGAGAAGGAAACGACTGTTTATAATTTCGAAGTTGAAGATGATCATACTTACTTTGTAACAGAAGCAGGGATCTGGGTGCATAATGCTCCAACAGAGGGCTATACGGCTCCCTGGACACCTGCTGATGATTCATGTAAGGCTGATGCCAACGGATGTAGAAATACGATATTAGGACTTCCTGAGAATCGAGAGGCTCATGCGAAGGGATTCAAAGAAGGTTTAAAAAATATCGCTGAATCAGCATTAGATTCATTTCTATTGGTTGGAGATGCCGTTGCCTGCGGAATGAGTGGAACCAAGACATCATGTGAAAATACAGAAAAAAATATTGCAACAGCTGTAGATAAAGCGAAAGCAATATATGATGATCCAGTTAAATTCCTTGCGGATACTGTATCCGGTGTTGTAGAAAAAGGAAGGGATATCGGTGGTAAAAATGGAAAAGAAAAGGCAGCTCAAACTACCACAGAGATAGTCGCACCGATCGTGGCTGGTCAGGCACTAAAATCTATTCCAATTGGGAAGATACCTGACGTGCCGGGAGGACATAAAGTTGACTTAATGGGTGGAAATAAAGGTACTCCTGGATACAAGAATTACGATCTTCAAGCAACCAACGGTATAGCTGACGATGTGGCTAATTTTGGTAAACACTTTGGTCCAAATAGTGTCGGTGAATTAGTAGTAAATAATCCGCAGACCTCATTTTTGGCGCAAGTAACGCCGGCAATAAGGCCAGGGGGAACCATTACTTTAAGAGGTCAATTTGCCAATAGTAACTTCTCTACAATTTGGGATGCTCCAAATGTGCCTGGTTATAAAACCATTAGTCGCAAGACAGGACTATCTCCAAAAGGATATACAAAATCGACTGGTTCGCCGATTATTGGTACGATGAATGAGATCATTTTGGAGAAAGAATGAGTATGAAAGAATTCACGTTGTTTGAAGGGATTTCAAATGTAAATGCTGGTGAATCGAATTTTGGAGATTTTTTATTTTATAATAATAAACTAATTATACCATTCTTTAATATTTTTATCATTCCAGATAAAGATCATAATTTGAGAAATTATAATTCTAAATTTATAGAATTCTCTTATTTAATTTTTGAAAACGTTACGGCAATAGTTTGGGAATATGAATTAAGTCGATTTTTACATGAAGAAAACCGGGAATGTTATGGTGGCATTTATTATTTGGATAATTTGTATTATGAATTTTGGTTAAATTATAGTAAAGGGTATTTACTTCTTGAAGAAGGTACACGTATATCAGATAAACCTTGGAGTGACGAGACTAATCAGCATATTAATTTTTATAAATCAAGTCATACGAACCCAAGACTAAAGAATTTTCTTGAGCCTCGTCAAAACTAAAATAGCGAACAAAATGTTCGTTAAGTTAGACGCTGGATGCAAACAGGAACGGTTTTGAAGATAAAAAAACAAACGGAAGTCATTGATTTCTAGTGATTAACAAAGACTTTGTTCCCAAAATGAGTGTTCCGTTGATCGCTAGGATATAAGGAATCCTTCTCTTCTATGAAAGCGACTATTGAATCAAAGATTGCAAACAATCATTACAAATCTAAGTATAAAAGAGAATACCTCTCTTAAGCACTTTTTTTCCAGGAGTAGATGTGGTAGAGACCGCCTAACACGGGAGTGGATTCCAAGTGGCAGTTTCCATCTCTCGGTTTGTGGAGGATTGGTGAGGGAGTAAATGAGGGCGGTTCATTGTGATACAGATAGCTTAAGATAAGAGGGCAATAAACGCAATGCGTATAGCCGCGACATTTTCTCCGCTTTTATAAGTAGTTTGTATAAATATCTTTTAATTTAATTAGTTTCATTGCTGATAAACCGATTTGTCTCTTCCGCTTTAACCTTCTCAAAACAATACCATATAATATAAGTTAAAT
This genomic interval carries:
- a CDS encoding polymorphic toxin-type HINT domain-containing protein, with protein sequence RHGILENVIGDIVDDVKTSLGYVSSDLVEQVDGKFRVRTCFVAGTKVHTKDGLKNIEDIKAGDVVASANQYTGKVSYKKVKQTFVKQTPRIYTLTYNNGTTVETTGDHPFYIQGKGWTSAAELATGDVSLILNGLRESKDTVKSANELRDIQFLASLTIISIGIKEKETTVYNFEVEDDHTYFVTEAGIWVHNAPTEGYTAPWTPADDSCKADANGCRNTILGLPENREAHAKGFKEGLKNIAESALDSFLLVGDAVACGMSGTKTSCENTEKNIATAVDKAKAIYDDPVKFLADTVSGVVEKGRDIGGKNGKEKAAQTTTEIVAPIVAGQALKSIPIGKIPDVPGGHKVDLMGGNKGTPGYKNYDLQATNGIADDVANFGKHFGPNSVGELVVNNPQTSFLAQVTPAIRPGGTITLRGQFANSNFSTIWDAPNVPGYKTISRKTGLSPKGYTKSTGSPIIGTMNEIILEKE